A stretch of DNA from Anopheles nili chromosome 2, idAnoNiliSN_F5_01, whole genome shotgun sequence:
TTTCAGTACAGAATCGAGCCAGTTCAACGACCTGTATCACTCActaagaagcagcagcaattgAATCAGATCACTCAAACGAGAGTAGCTTTGAACTCAGATCCGTTGAAGCGTTCGAGCAAATGAAAGGGTTGCTTCCCTGTTTGACATTCCGCAGTAACGCTGACTGACGAGTGCTTGTGTGCGTTCGTATCGCGTTGCTACAACGCGTAAATCATTCAATCAGAGCCAATTGGGAGTCTCGAAACACACCGACAACGGGGAAAGAAGAGAACTATGCACGGGAATGGACAGATGTAGTGCGAGTGGTGCGAGTCAATGGCCGACAGGTGCGTGTGCAAACAGATGAAAATGGATGCGGGAGGCACAGGACGTACTAGAAGCAACGGGCATACTCACTCGTGGAGCTGTTCGAGCGTCCTCCAGCCGTGGTTGATGCGCCGCCTCCATTGCTGCGATTGTTTAGCTGGAAGCTGGAGTCATCTTCAGGATTTTCACCCGCCTGGAAGTTGATCACGTTGATGTTGTACGTCACGGTAGAAGACTGCCGTTTTCGACCGAGGCGAGCATGTTGGGGCGATGGCGTCATGATCGAAGGAGCCCGCGATGGCGTAACAGTGCGTGAAGTTGGTGAAACCGTCGCTCCGGTGTGGCTGTTGTCGATGACGATGTCCGGGTTGTCGGTTGCTAGCATCATCATCTCTGCTGCGATGTCGATCGTGGTGACGGTGGCCGGTGCTGATGCTGGTACTTTCGGAAGCTTTTCTTTCGGGCTCGTTGCGACCAGATCGAGCGAAATGGTGGACGCCTCGCTTAGCTGGATGTTGACAGGGCTGCAACGTGCATTCAATGACACGTTCAGTGCCTTCGAGAGTTGATTGTCGGTCGTTAGTTGGTGGCTTGACATTGCCGCCTGGGGTGACTGCAGCTCACTTCCCGCAGCGCCGTTAATCGTTGATATCAGATCGATGACTTTGGTACTTTCTGATGGATCTACGGGGCAACAAACTGCCACTGGAACAACCGCCTTTAGACTTCCGGTTTTGATGGGGGCGCTATCGTCCGCAACGAGATCCTTCACCGTTGGACTATCGAGTGTAGGACGTGATCCGTTGAAGCCATGATCGAAACACCCGATCAGGATGTCTGGAGTACCCATGGTGGCGGAGCTGGGAGCTGCACCATCTACGGCATCCGTTGCGATACCACCTACCACAGGTGTCTGACCACCAGGAACGGTTCCTTCTCCTGCACCGCTTCCATCACTGTTGAGCATGATCTTGAAGATACCTTCGCGATTGACCTCACTCTCAACAACCAGATTCTTGAAACACCGGCGAGCAACACCGTCGTCTTGCTTAGGAAACGCAGAGCTAAAGTCCGAGTCACTCAACGCGTATATCAACTCCTTCTCGTCCTTGTTGCAGTTCTTCAGGCTGTTCGTGTTCTTGCCCAGCTTCTGCCGCTGCTTTTCGATCATGGTGAGGAAGTCGGACTCGCTCGCTGCGATTTGATGGCGTTTGTGCGTGTTCACCTCCTTTCCGGAGTCTTTGTTCAGTGACGATGCCACGTTgatcagatcgaggatgttgtTGTTCGAGCGATTGTCATCGTTCTTGTTGTTCCGCTCCGTTGATCGGACCAGGTTGCTGTTGTTCAGGTTGCTGCCTGTTCCCGTGGAGGCACTCGTCGGACCAGCTCCGGCTGCCGCGCCCTTGATGTACGTCTTTAGCAGGCTATTGCGCGAGAAGAACGGCTGGAAAAAGTTGATCTGCCGGAAGCTGTCCTTGCGGGATGCacgacgctgctgctggtgatcgccctgatgctgctgctgttgttgctgttgggctTCCTTTATGTGGATCGGTTCCGAGCCCGAGTAGCGTAGGTTGTTGTCGTAGTGCAGTGGAAAGATGGACGAAACACTGTCAGAGCCCTTGATTTTGCCCTCGTTTTTGTACTCCAAATCACGAAGGTCgatgctgctgcggctgaGACGGCGCGGTGGCGAGGACGGAACGAGAAAgtcgtcgtcggtgttggTGACGACCGTTGGCACTATTGGCACCTGTAACTGAGAAATCCGAAACGAAACAAGGAGCTGTAATATATGGCGAGTTGTGCAGTTGATTTAAAGCTCACGGAACAACTTGGGGTAGTACCGTCGGTGATATAAACCAGTGAGGCACCTTAATATTGAGACTAAATGAATGGTTGATCTCTAAAATGCGCAGATTGAATTGAGTGAAGCTTCTTCATCGACGATCAGTGCCCAATACGCATCTCACTGCTCTGACGGCTCGTTAAAGTTACCCATACTACTTATTTACGTTTGTCTTGTTTCACACAAGTTTCTCGAGCTCATAAGTGGATTTGCAACCCACAAACCGTAAGCCGCAGAGCCGTTGGATGTGCTCGTACAGTTCTACTCGCAGCGTAGCGCAAAGCAATcagaattaaaacaaagcaaaagccAGATAATCCCATAACTCCGTGCGATTGTTTTAATCATTAGAACCGCTGGTTGGATGAAGATGTTCTGAAGGTATTGAAAAGTAAACACGAGCGCTTGGTACGATGCAAACGCCCAGCTCGCTGCAATGTGTTCACCTCTTTCATCAGCTTATTGAGCTTCCTGGCACCATCATAAAGCTCGACATTGCTTATTTGAACGCATACCAGCTGAAGGGTTTTCTCATCgcctaaaacaaaaactagtAAGCCGATTCCGGTTGTGCGGCACCTTCGATGCGCCATGCGAACGTTTTATGTCGGCAGTGGGCGCTATTATGGAGATTACCCGTTATTGAATGAGAGAAATCTGATCCGCCGGTCCACATCAACTGACGTGCAGGATCGGTTTCTCTCGACGACGTACTACCCTTGTCTTATCTCGGTGTTTCACACGCACCACCGATGCGTCTGCAAACGAGCTTCGAGGAAGCAGATTGTTAATCTTTAATAACGATTATTATCCACTGAGGGAATAATCGTTTTCCCTCCCTTGGGTGTCTTGGCCAAGCTCGGAACCATTGGTGCTTAAAATCGGGCTGGGATAGAAACGGCAGGACTCCATTGCCGTTGAGATCCGACCCATTTTCCTTAATCACGCGCTCAACGTGCTGGGTTGCATTCGAGAAACTATCTTGATGACGTTAACGCTACAGTAAGATTTCCAATGAAAGTCCAATAGGTATTCATTAATACATTTTCACGCATGCGTGCTAATCCTCATAAGTTAAGTAATCTTAAATCATCGTTAAATTCACATTACGTTGACTGATATTATAAACAATGGAAGAAAAGGAGCTACGTTTTACAATATGATGTTATTTGGCTGCATTAATCTTGATTTACATTCTTATTTAATTTTACCTTTAGCGAGCATCAGTTCTCTTTTAGCAATTCCCTTTGGATGCCTCTTAAAACATTTAGATTTGCTTTTATACAACGCAACTTCCCCTTTCCAAtgaaatttcaaacatttttttatcggTTTATAAATTACCTTTCTCAAGACCAACGCTCTCATCATTTTCTatgttccttctttttttgctcaatctTTGCCGCACGTGTCAAAATCGTCAGCCACACAGCATACGCCTTACACAAATAGGTTTCCTTCATTTTGCCTTTCTTGCGGTTATTCCGTTTCGGTGATCGAGGATAAGACGAAGCATGCAAGGAgcagtaatttaaattttatctgCCCCGCAATGATCATCGAATCCGCCGGGACTCGAATCCGTTACGGCAGCCGGTGACGATGGCAGCAATCGTACGTGATTCTTGTTTATAGCCACCCATTTATTTCATCCCCCGTGCTTTCTGTAAACCCACAGTCACGAGTCAAAATCTCCTCTGCACGGGCTGTTGTTGCTCACGTTTCGAATGTGCTTAGCACAAGTAGGATGTCTCCTTTCTGAGGTAGCAATGGGCATTTTTCCGTCACGTGATCGAGTTTAAGTCGATAATCTGTtcgaaaaagcaaccaacaGAAGGCAATAGTTTTATCAAAAAGGGATAAAGAAAGTACAAACCACAAGACTTGTAGCTTTTGTTGTTCCTGgttattgaacaaaaaaataatactccAGAACATGGCACAACTTTAACAATCCCGTTTCATCAGATGCACGGTTACACCTCATGCGCTGGTGTCCAATCAACTTAAATTAAAGAGGAATTGTTGAAATGTCAACTTCATCAAATAAACGGTCATTTCTGCTGCTACATTACACGTGAGAATTCCAAAAAGTGTACGAAATGCgacataaatttgatttactCCAGCAGTATTTCGGGAAATAAAAGCCTCCCTACGCTCATTCTTCGTCACCTGTTTCTTTGGTCCAACCGGTGCCACCTTTGGTCATTTTCGTTCGCGCAGTTATTTACGGCGTCCGCTTGAATCAAGTGGAATTGTACAGAAAATGTGCTATCACGGTTATTGAAGATGGTGCCGTTGCGAAGTCGACCGACGAACTCACTGCGGTGGAGGAGGAATAAAAGGTGTTTCATAAATCAACTGCGCCGTTCGGCGTCCTTCAGCCCGGGTCTCGGTCGTGTTACGACGTATGCTTTTGACTTGAACAGCTCCCGGTGCGTTTGGTCGCGTGTTTCAACGAGGTTTGCTGTTCATTCGCCCACAATGGAGTCAGGTTTACTCGGACCACAACGCTATTTCAATAAACTCGAGCGTCTTGGGTTACTCTCCTGCAATCCGAAACAGTTtagctggttttgttttgtatcgttttcgtttctcttACGCTCTCGCTCAAGGTCGGTAATCGATCGAGTCTAACAGCGTTACCATACAGCACACGACACTAGGCATGGAAGACGCTGGCTAACAGTCAGTGGTAGTCGCCAAAACAGGAAACGGCCACCGAATATGTATGGACCAGGTAAGATTCACTTCAaaggaaatcaaataaaagggaaaacgtTTCGCTGGCATGCAATCCCGCCTACGTTTTGTGGTCGGCCGCTTTCCACGCTCCATTTGCAATACCGATTAGCTGGCTACTCTGGGCCATAAACAGAACGTTCAGCGCCAGGAAGGTGCAAAGCGGCGTAAACttatttttatccttttcctcGGCTGGCGAACACCCCACTCCGTATGTTGGACGTAAGCTAGCAGCCTGTCGAGGTCAACATGCGAGCAGGCTGGAATGTTATCGATTACACTACAAAAACATCCGTACCACGATGAAGTTGCTCGGcttcaatggaggcgcctggtggtggagacgcctggtaatggagacgcctgttGGTGGAGAAACCTGGTGTTTGTGGAGGCACGTGGTGATGGAGGTGGCTCATGATGGAGACACCCAATGTTGGTAGCGCTTGGTGGTAAAGATACCTACtggtggagacgcctggtggtgtGTATGCCtagtgatggaggcgcctggtgacGGAGTGACTCATTCACATCTGTCGTTAGATTCTATTTCGAGACCGATTGCGTGCTTGCTTTATCGACAGCCAAAGGGCAGCCATGGTGGCTTCGGGTGACCAAAATGAATTGCAGCACGATTAACCACCCGAACAAATCACAAGAAAGACCTTCATCGGTCGGTGCTATGGGTTACCTGATAGGCTTTAGAAAATTATATCGTGAGCTCGAGTGTTCATCTAACAGATGATACACTGCAAACGGTCTGCATAGATAATAAGGAATGCAGCTGTAGATACGAACGTATTCGATCAAAACCTCATTTAAGTGAACTGGTCTTCACAGCTTACAGTAGCGAATACATTGTCAGGAGCATTTTATTGGCTCTACATCCATGCACGAAAACGACACGCTCTCTGGTTACTGTTTCCATTTGAACGCATCTGGTCATCAACAATCAGGTCGGCTAATATTTTCCTCTTAAAAGCCCATTAATTTTACCTACTCCTGCCTGCTGTTCCCATCACACTGATGGCCTTTTCGCATAATTTACTCGTTATCGAAACCCCTCATCTTCTCTGGAACGAGGCTCAATTGGCCAAAGGGATTCTTGGGAACTGTTCCGGTCATTGAAGGCTTAATTTGGCAATTAATTAGCACCGGAAAGTAGGATGTAGTCAACTAGACGACAAGCAAGCGCTCGAAGCTGTTGAAGAGTGGCTGATACTTACGTCCAGATCGCTCAGCTCGCTGTGTGTGTCATGCTGGATGTCTTTGATGTCGATGCCAAGATCGCAGTCGCTGGCCCGTAGATGATGGTGCCGATGATGCAGGTGCTGATGGTGGTTGTGATGATGGTTGGCGTGCAGCGTATTGGATGCGTTGTTGATCTGCACGCTGTTCAGCAGAATGTTGGAACTCGTACGGCTCAATGCCTTCCGTTGACGAACCGCTTCTCTGTAGAGTAGGAGCAGAAGCGTTTATATTTGGAAGACTTTGGGCCCAGTTCAATCGACACAACCACTTACTTGTAGATGCGGTAGTACATCGTCACCATCACGATGCCTGGTATCCAGAAGCTGATCGAGCTAGAAATGATTGcgtacaatttatttacaacgAATATACACAGATCCGGCTTTTGTTTCAGCTCCTTCAGATGCTCGTCGGTCGTGTACCAGCCAAGAAAGATAGGCGTGAAGGATATCAGCGCTGGCAGCACCCAAACGTTGGCCAGCATGAAGAACACTGTCCGTTGCGTCATGTACAGTGGATATTCCAGTGGGCGCACGATGGCAAAATAACtgagaacagaaaaaaacacgtggcAAATAAGTAATGGAAAATATCCATAAGAAGATCATTTCTTCCCACTTGTGATTGTGGTTAAAGGATACCTTTTTGGAtcaaaaatatgttcaaaAAATATAACCCTGCGATGTGCCGCTGCGATTGCAATCTGCATGACAAATCTCTTTAAGCTGTAGCATGAAAAAACCATACTTTTTAAACGTATAGCATGAAAAAACTTCGATGGTATCATAAGCTTTGACGAAGGTGAACTTTCCACTGCCCATCAGATAAGTTCTGCGGAGTCCCGACAATGCGGAGTTCAACTTGTTTTATCATGCAACACCAAAACGCAAATTATCTTATTTTAACAGCATACTTAATACGTTAaattggtgttattttttaatatataatCATTGATGCAGCGTCATAATGATGAATGCTGACTCATTCATAGTGCGAGTTTCTAGTAGGGAATTTTGTGCTACTTTTTCACCAATTGGGTCGTAGTTTTTACATTAATCCCGTGCGCTTCTCTACTCAACCATTCATCATGATTTACCATTCATCTTCTGAGAAGGATAATGTGTGTCATCTTTCGTAAGTAATTCCTACCAGAAGTATATCAAATATGGAACGGTGAAAAGAAGGCGCCAAGCAGTCAAGCTCAAACGGCGAACACTCCTCATGTTTCGTCAATGAAACGTTGCTGATCATTCAGTTTCTTTCCACAACCGAAAGTTAAGCTAAGAAAAAACTAGAACAGTACATCGAGGGCCAAACTACACTAGGCAAACTATGAAGAATGACTAAATTGTTGAaacagagagcaaaaaaaaacgaaagaaaaagtcCACGCTTGACAAAGCTAATTAATAGTTCAGTCTTATCATCATTTGTCGTTACCAAGGGCTCGTTCTCGGCTGTTCGTTCGGCCTTCACACCAGAGAGGATCTGAAGTGGCATGAGACAAAACGGCCACTCtggaatgggaaaactttttgcaACTATTTGCCAACATCGCTCGACCATGATTGGAGGCTCTGGTGCTAGtagtaggaaaaaaatacgctcATATGCCCAACTCAATAGCCAACGCTGGAGGGAAGGCATAATGGAacggatgaaaatgaatttaCGTGGCGAATGTCGGAGTTCAGAAGCTGAGTGAAACTTGAACTTGGCAGTACTTACCGGTCGACCGAAATGCAGCAAAGGTGAAGTATGCTCGCTGTCGAGAAGTAGACATCCAGGCTGTTCCATACGTTGCACATGAACGAGCCGAAGAGCCACCTGAAACAGACACGATAAGTAATGACACgtcatttttcactttttgtaCGGAAGAGAAAGATACATGACTTTTTTAAAATTACTCTGTTAAAGAAATGGACTGAACTGAAATGCAGAGCTGGGATGTTAGGCTGAAACTCAGTTACAACAAAATTTGCTATCTAGTTTGACTGTTCGTTCGTGTCTACATATTTATAAACTGACATAATTTACTCGGTAATTGCAAGCCAGGCATATTATTTGACATGCGTGCTAGGAACCACTTCATTCATtcaaccggtggtggtttcatttcattatgtATGAAGgtcgttttgattgatttatatttaatataaaaaaaaaaacaaacaaaaagttcACTGAACATACTCATCAAAAGAATGCATCCCACATAAATATACTTATTTTCATTCTGTTTGGCTTAAATTAAATAACTCCCgctgttttcaattttacaaaCCACCTGAAGCACAGTTGACAATCCTTTTTTGCCTGTCACAGCTGCCTACATGAGACCATTTATCTTTTTTCCTATCTCTTCTCGGTTTCTTTTTATAGCAGTAAGTCACAAATGGGTTCGTTCGACCACCCGGTGTACCAAGCCGTTTCGACAGTCCGTATGGATAACGAAAGGCTGggcggaaattgaattttccagcagcagcaaaatggcAGCATCCCGCCGGATCGGCACGAGACGAAAACTTCCTCTACGACACCTTTTGGTCACATCGCGTTCGTGTCGAAGCAAGCTTCAAAAAACTATTCAAACCGGGAGTGAAATGGTTTCGTGAAACCATTTCGAAAAACGGCTCACACTACTCTCTGTCCATTCGAGGACCGGTGCATGGAACGCGCTAACGAACCGCGCCTTCTGGCCGCAAGCGGCAGACTTCGAGCGCGTAATTTCATTTGGCCAAATGTAACGCTGATCGAAAACGAAAGCTCCCGataatttgattgtttttgacAACAAAGCTTTTAGAGCCATTGtgggttgttctttttatgttatttactTCCGAAGTGCGTCCCATGCTCACATCAGCCGAAAAGCACGCTTCTATCATTTTAACGATTTCAATTTATACGCTCGAAATGGGACGGCTCGACGCGCTGacgcgaaaaaaagaacgttcAATTGGAATCGCACGAATCATGCTCGTTTTAATTGCCGCAGGTATGCATGGTTGCATCAAACGATTCGCATAGTAAGCAGAAATATGATAGGATCAGTGCACGTgggtttttaaaatgttgccaTATTTTGCGTTGTACTTTGTTTTTCCAAATACATACCTTCCTGATAGCTCCACCGACGCGTTGAACGTCATCGCACAGAGTGCTACCAGCATATCGGCCATTGCTAACGATACAACAAAGTAGTTGGTTATTACTCTGGAAGAGATAAATGATTTCAAATAATTACCATCCTATTGAAGCAACATATTAGTCAGTGTAAAAAAActgtgatatatttttttttcgtctgaGTCTCATTTACTTACACCATTCATTGTGTTTCATTGGTAAATGTATTTGAACTCCCTTAGAGAGGCTCCGGTCCGACCAATTGGGTCGTTACCACAcaataatattttgttttaacaaaCGATGTAAGACACATTGACCATTATGTTCGGCAGTGTCTTGTGATGTGCTAATACTTTCTTCATTTCTTTCTTATCGCACGTTACTAGAATGTCGTCCAAGACCATAACAACTTCACCCTATAGCAAATCACTTCATATTGAAAATCCGTTGTCGTACGCaagcgtttatttttcaacccaaTGATCCGAACCTTCACAGTTGGCTGCAGTTCTTCGATTGTCTGCGAATTTATCCAGCTCCTGCACCGTACGCTATTCGCTTTGCGCGTACACTGTTGGTTTACGATAATTTTAAAACTCGTCCCATCTCATCGAGCAAAGCCACTCAAGGCAACGAACGTACCAAGAAAGTACGAACGAGAAACTTCCTCGTTCCAGTACCGGGGTCGCGTGTGTAAAGTGCTTTCGGAAGGCGTACTAAATCTAATCAAACTATTCCTGTGCACTGCCTTGGCTAACCCGCACAACCAGTTGATTTTAGACGCGCTCgaagtggaaggaaaactcatCCCATGCGTCAGCTGCATGCGACAACCGTACAATGGCGAAGGATGAGCTCATGGGACAtccgggaaaaacggaagcaaaaatgAGCAGTTTTCGCGCAAGAGTTCCGAACGATTGGCTCGCTGCATCTGCAATGCTGCCTTCAGCAACTAGCAATGGAGTGCCGCTGGCACAAATGGAAAAGAATGCCCGGTTAGTTAGCGTTGATGGCCTCCATCTACAGTCGATGATTTCTTGATCCGTTATCGCTTACATTTATTGCATTAGTTGAGAAAATTGAGCGCACGCAATGTTCCCCATCGACCGGATAGGAAGCCATTTCAATTATGGATCTTTGATCGACTTACAAGCTCCAGATTGCTGATCAAAAACCGAGCTCCAGGCTGACAAAAGAGTGGTTCTTTCCACAATTGTTAATGCACCGCTAGGTGCGGATTCTGTTGCCCACACATTCGTGGTTATCCACAATATTTGTGGAAGGATAAACTAGACGGAGAATTCTCTTCCTTGTGGCAG
This window harbors:
- the LOC128720048 gene encoding uncharacterized protein LOC128720048; this encodes MFTSHSATVTAQPEVNPIGAALLLAAAGPTQPKLNGTLATVASALSSASSTTLASLTMAPSSGGTGVESVAIWNGTITEPDGTAIAVNGTEPTASTIVEPADRLVELTVLCLKSLIFGSIIIGAVLGNALVIISVHKNRKLRVITNYFVVSLAMADMLVALCAMTFNASVELSGRWLFGSFMCNVWNSLDVYFSTASILHLCCISVDRYFAIVRPLEYPLYMTQRTVFFMLANVWVLPALISFTPIFLGWYTTDEHLKELKQKPDLCIFVVNKLYAIISSSISFWIPGIVMVTMYYRIYKEAVRQRKALSRTSSNILLNSVQINNASNTLHANHHHNHHQHLHHRHHHLRASDCDLGIDIKDIQHDTHSELSDLDLQVPIVPTVVTNTDDDFLVPSSPPRRLSRSSIDLRDLEYKNEGKIKGSDSVSSIFPLHYDNNLRYSGSEPIHIKEAQQQQQQQHQGDHQQQRRASRKDSFRQINFFQPFFSRNSLLKTYIKGAAAGAGPTSASTGTGSNLNNSNLVRSTERNNKNDDNRSNNNILDLINVASSLNKDSGKEVNTHKRHQIAASESDFLTMIEKQRQKLGKNTNSLKNCNKDEKELIYALSDSDFSSAFPKQDDGVARRCFKNLVVESEVNREGIFKIMLNSDGSGAGEGTVPGGQTPVVGGIATDAVDGAAPSSATMGTPDILIGCFDHGFNGSRPTLDSPTVKDLVADDSAPIKTGSLKAVVPVAVCCPVDPSESTKVIDLISTINGAAGSELQSPQAAMSSHQLTTDNQLSKALNVSLNARCSPVNIQLSEASTISLDLVATSPKEKLPKVPASAPATVTTIDIAAEMMMLATDNPDIVIDNSHTGATVSPTSRTVTPSRAPSIMTPSPQHARLGRKRQSSTVTYNINVINFQAGENPEDDSSFQLNNRSNGGGASTTAGGRSNSSTNSSQKHQRRGAICIVINNDNVVHANDTDTDQEDECAGGICGPGCDGTGSRRQQHHHQQQQQHPQHHHHHQHHHHNQQQRYANQPNCCYPVGHSDDGSGAASCRHHKFRKIKCLWNHLKRYGLRRATPAHAGCSGGCEFGPPSPTVSTGVGMGNRLTVPSPVPPGCRQSRCSSVGCGEGGTSTRPAKGWRAEHKAARTLGIIMGVFLLCWLPFFLWYVITSLCGDEACPCPDVVITVLFWIGYFNSTLNPLIYAYFNRDFREAFRNTLQSLLPCFVRRSPYGHSVYYV